A window of Komagataella phaffii GS115 chromosome 1, complete sequence contains these coding sequences:
- a CDS encoding Uracil permease, localized to the plasma membrane — MAFGDKLTHRFHKSSDASTGAASVEEYSTSIHEKSDKSAIGKFLDKIAVQEEKGLSVSQTFLFNFDLRPVESARRVWSWFNYVFFWIADSFNINTWQIAATGVQAGMSWWTCWLSVWVGYFLCGIFVTISARVGIYYHVSFPVSCRSSFGVFGSIWPVFNRVVMSCVWYGVQGYIGGTTMALMLRSIFGNDLNTRIPDGISSPNVTTFEFLSFFLFWLFSLPFIWLEPHKVRHLFTVKSYVVPANGIGPIVKQPSTIHGSEFAWEFIRMVMNSLANFATLITNAPDFSRFSKTKKSAKWAQLFSIPLCFSITSLIGILVSSASTVIYGETYWSPIDVLGRFLDNYNSGNRAGVFFISLAFALAQLGTNISANSLSAGTDATALFPKYITIRRGGYICAAVGLAICPWELLSSSNKFTTYLSAYSVFLSAIFGVIFADYYIVKRGWLILTDLYNAEKTSAYTYWHGINYRAFVAYICGILPNIVGFVGATGAGSVPQGAMYVYDFNFFTGFASSIVVYVLLCYIHPIPGLPTDIKKDLFKKGWYEIYAEVEEFDVSGGVINGEGQEPEEEAIDYYSEEKKV, encoded by the exons ATGGCTTTTGGAGACAAACTTACACACAGATTCCATAAATCATCTGATGCCTCAACTGGTGCTGCTTCAGTGGAGGAGTATTCCACCAGCATTCATGAAAAATCTGATAAATCAGCTATAGGAAAATTCCTAGACAAAATTGCCGTGCAAGAGGAAAAAGGATTGTCCGTTTCGCAAactttccttttcaactttgactTGAGACCAGTCGAAAGCGCTAGAAGAGTATGGAGTTGGTTTAACTATGTGTTCTTCTGGATTGCTgactctttcaacatcaacacTTGGCAAATTGCTGCTACTGGTGTCCAAGCTGGTATGAGTTGGTGGACTTGTTGGTTATCAGTCTGGGTTGGTTATTTCTTGTGTGGTATCTTTGTTACTATCAGTGCTCGTGTTGGTATCTACTATCACGTTTCCTTTCCTGTGAGTTGTAGAAGTTCGTTCGGTGTTTTTGGATCTATTTGGCCAGTTTTTAACAGAGTGGTGATGTCCTGTGTCTGGTACGGTGTGCAAGGCTACATTGGTGGAACAACCATGGCCTTGATGCTTCGTTCCATTTTCGGGAATGACTTGAATACAAGAATTCCCGATGGAATTTCTTCACCAAACGTTACAACTTTTGAGTTCCTGtctttcttcctgtttTGGTTATTTTCTCTTCCATTTATTTGGCTTGAACCTCACAAGGTTCGTCATTTGTTCACCGTCAAATCTTATGTCGTCCCA GCCAATGGTATCGGACCCATCGTGAAGCAACCATCCACTATCCACGGATCGGAGTTTGCTTGGGAATTCATTCGTATGGTTATGAACTCTCTTGCTAACTTTGCTACTCTGATCACCAACGCTCCAGATTTCTCCaggttttcaaagactAAGAAGTCGGCTAAGTGGGCACAACTGTTTTCCATCCCTCTGTGTTTCTCCATTACTTCGTTGATTGGTATCCTGGTCTCTTCGGCTTCTACCGTCATTTACGGAGAAACTTACTGGTCGCCTATTGATGTTTTAGGAAGATTTTTGGACAACTACAACTCGGGTAACAGAGCTGGtgtctttttcatttctctTGCCTTCGCTCTGGCCCAACTTGGAACTAACATTTCCGCCAACTCTTTGAGTGCTGGTACCGATGCCACTGCTTTGTTCCCCAAGTACATTACCATTCGTCGTGGTGGATACATTTGTGCTGCAGTTGGTTTGGCCATCTGTCCGTGGGAATTGCTgtcatcttcaaacaaattTACAACATACTTGTCTGCTTACTCAGTGTTTTTGTCCGCTATTTTTGGTGTGATTTTTGCTGACTACTATATTGTTAAGAGAGGATGGTTAATTTTGACCGATTTGTACAATGCCGAAAAGACATCCGCCTACACATACTGGCATGGTATCAACTACAGAGCTTTTGTTGCTTATATCTGTGGTATTCTCCCAAACATTGTCGGATTTGTTGGTGCTACTGGTGCAGGTTCCGTACCCCAAGGTGCTATGTATGTTTACGACTTTAACTTTTTCACAGGATTTGCGTCGTCCATTGTGGTCTATGTGCTTCTGTGCTATATCCATCCAATTCCAGGATTGCCAACTGACATCAAGAAGGATCTCTTCAAGAAGGGCTGGTACGAAATCTACGctgaagttgaagagtTCGATGTCAGTGGAGGAGTTATCAATGGTGAGGGACAGGAGCCCGAAGAGGAAGCCATAGATTACTACAGtgaagagaagaaggtATGA